From the Candidatus Bathyarchaeota archaeon genome, one window contains:
- a CDS encoding cation-transporting P-type ATPase, whose amino-acid sequence MEKASSLSLNEVFDALDSSPDGLTSEEAKSRLKKHGLNKLEEKKQVPLIYKFIKHFKDLFGLLLIFASFLSFISGNPQISIIILAVVFMNIFFSLFQESRAEKAMATLKSWMPEYAKVIRGGELQKILVREIVPGDIIVLEEGDRVPADARLIEAFDLWTNNVPLTGESEPQPRVAEPSKKIEKAFLYSQNLIFMSTSVARGQGKAIVYSTGMQTQFGKIASLTQTIRDDDSPLQKEIANAAKYDFIIAIVVGAIFFLASNLLLHIDFYRSIFFMIGVMVCCVPEGLQVTVSSALAINVLKMVKQNVLVKRLSSVQTLGSVTVICTDKTGTITKGEMTVNKIWIRDHNQSVDVSGIGYNPIGEFTVNGEPLRESESSSLEMLLEAVALCNGAKIDPPSDKNKRWGIIGDPTDGALLVAALKYGLTIEDTLVEKPNVDILPFSFERKRMTTVHQLNDEIYVYTKGAPRNILDICNRIIVDDKVQNIDEEKREEIANKVHEYANQGLRVIAVAYNKLPAAKYSKGDDVEKDLIFVGLAAMRDPPREEVRDAVLKAKQAGIKTVIITGDYGPTAEFIAQEVCIVEKQCCQIIRGVDLDNLDNKAIVDEVKKGNVIFARVSPEQKLRIVKTLRDSGEVIAVTGDGANDAPSLKEADIGVAMGASGTDVAREAADIVLLNDSFASIVKAVESGRTIYENLRKFIVYVFSHNWAELIPYILYALTGMPLPLLVEQILVIDLGIDVIPSLALSREPPEAGIMNEPPRSTTEKLFSLKVLSRSVFIGAIIAAGAMIGCLSAWAAGGWTIGMPVPTNWSFGADITSNYYYLKGITMAFAGIVMGQVGNVLACRTSKQSTFKASFRANKWILIGIAAQLIIVAAIIYVPFMQPVFGTVPLEAADWVFLFALAGIVVIAEEIRKLFSRLLSKNKKEKQITQTPA is encoded by the coding sequence GTGGAGAAAGCTTCTTCCCTGTCTCTAAACGAGGTCTTTGATGCCTTGGATTCGTCTCCTGACGGATTAACTAGCGAAGAGGCTAAATCTCGGCTTAAAAAGCACGGCTTAAACAAGCTTGAAGAAAAAAAACAGGTCCCCTTGATCTACAAATTCATCAAGCACTTCAAAGACCTGTTTGGTCTGCTCCTGATTTTTGCAAGCTTCCTCTCCTTTATCAGCGGCAACCCCCAAATCAGCATAATCATACTCGCCGTCGTCTTCATGAACATCTTCTTTAGCCTGTTCCAAGAATCCCGCGCAGAAAAAGCCATGGCAACCCTGAAAAGCTGGATGCCCGAATACGCCAAAGTTATCCGCGGCGGCGAACTCCAAAAAATCTTGGTACGCGAAATCGTTCCAGGCGACATCATAGTTCTTGAAGAGGGCGATAGGGTTCCCGCGGATGCTCGTCTTATTGAAGCGTTTGACTTGTGGACTAACAATGTTCCCTTAACAGGCGAGTCGGAGCCTCAACCGCGGGTTGCAGAGCCATCAAAGAAGATTGAGAAAGCCTTTTTGTATTCTCAAAACCTGATTTTCATGAGCACCAGCGTAGCCAGAGGACAAGGAAAAGCCATCGTCTACTCCACAGGCATGCAAACCCAATTTGGCAAAATCGCCAGCCTAACCCAAACCATACGCGACGACGACAGCCCCCTGCAAAAAGAAATCGCAAACGCCGCAAAATACGACTTCATCATAGCCATCGTCGTAGGCGCCATCTTTTTCTTAGCTAGCAACTTACTGCTGCACATTGACTTTTACAGAAGCATCTTTTTCATGATTGGTGTTATGGTCTGCTGTGTTCCTGAAGGCTTGCAGGTTACAGTTTCCAGTGCCTTGGCAATTAACGTCTTGAAGATGGTTAAACAAAACGTTCTGGTCAAACGCCTGTCTTCCGTGCAAACTTTGGGAAGCGTCACAGTCATCTGCACAGACAAAACAGGCACCATAACCAAGGGCGAAATGACCGTTAACAAGATCTGGATTAGAGACCACAACCAGTCGGTGGATGTTTCAGGCATCGGCTACAACCCTATTGGCGAGTTTACCGTAAACGGCGAGCCCCTGCGCGAATCAGAAAGCTCCTCGTTAGAGATGCTGCTTGAAGCCGTGGCGTTATGCAACGGCGCAAAGATTGACCCGCCCTCAGACAAAAACAAACGATGGGGAATAATCGGAGACCCCACCGACGGCGCCTTGCTAGTTGCTGCCCTCAAATACGGATTAACCATAGAAGACACTTTAGTTGAGAAGCCAAACGTGGATATTTTGCCGTTTAGCTTTGAACGCAAACGCATGACCACCGTGCACCAGCTAAACGATGAAATCTACGTGTACACCAAAGGCGCCCCCAGAAACATACTTGACATCTGCAACAGGATAATCGTGGACGACAAAGTCCAAAATATAGACGAGGAAAAAAGAGAGGAAATCGCAAACAAGGTTCACGAATACGCAAATCAGGGCTTGCGCGTTATCGCTGTGGCTTACAATAAACTGCCTGCCGCAAAGTACTCTAAGGGCGATGATGTGGAGAAGGATTTGATTTTTGTTGGCTTAGCTGCAATGCGTGACCCTCCAAGAGAAGAAGTTAGAGACGCTGTTTTGAAGGCAAAGCAGGCAGGCATAAAAACCGTCATAATCACGGGCGATTATGGTCCAACTGCAGAGTTTATAGCCCAGGAAGTTTGCATCGTCGAAAAACAGTGCTGCCAGATCATACGCGGCGTAGACTTAGACAACTTGGATAACAAAGCCATCGTGGATGAAGTGAAAAAAGGCAACGTCATTTTCGCAAGAGTCTCACCAGAACAAAAACTGCGCATAGTCAAAACCCTGCGAGACAGCGGCGAGGTCATAGCAGTTACAGGAGATGGTGCTAATGATGCCCCCTCGCTCAAAGAAGCAGACATCGGCGTTGCCATGGGGGCCTCAGGAACAGACGTTGCACGCGAAGCCGCAGACATCGTCTTGCTTAACGACAGCTTTGCCTCCATCGTAAAAGCAGTAGAGTCAGGACGAACCATCTACGAAAACCTGCGCAAATTCATAGTCTACGTGTTCTCCCACAACTGGGCAGAACTAATCCCCTACATACTCTACGCCCTAACAGGAATGCCCCTGCCATTGCTGGTGGAGCAGATTTTGGTCATTGACTTGGGTATAGATGTTATTCCCTCGTTGGCGTTGAGCCGTGAACCCCCCGAAGCAGGCATAATGAATGAACCGCCAAGAAGCACCACAGAGAAGCTGTTCTCACTCAAAGTTCTCTCACGCTCAGTGTTCATCGGTGCAATAATTGCTGCAGGCGCCATGATTGGATGCTTAAGCGCTTGGGCGGCAGGTGGCTGGACCATCGGAATGCCCGTACCAACAAACTGGAGCTTTGGCGCAGACATAACCAGCAACTACTACTACCTCAAAGGCATAACCATGGCGTTTGCAGGCATAGTTATGGGACAAGTGGGAAACGTTTTGGCGTGCCGAACCAGCAAGCAGTCCACGTTTAAAGCAAGCTTTAGAGCCAATAAATGGATACTAATTGGCATAGCAGCCCAGCTAATCATAGTTGCAGCAATAATCTATGTGCCGTTCATGCAGCCAGTATTTGGAACCGTACCCTTAGAAGCAGCTGACTGGGTATTCTTGTTTGCGCTCGCAGGCATAGTGGTTATAGCTGAGGAAATCAGGAAACTCTTCAGCCGCCTGCTCTCCAAAAACAAAAAAGAAAAACAAATCACGCAAACCCCCGCTTAA
- a CDS encoding elongation factor EF-2 — MARYRQTDEIVKLMNDPKIIRNTSIIAHVDHGKTTLSDSLLAYAGIISTQTAGQKLFLDSWDLEQKRQMTVFASNVSLVHKFDDKDYLINLIDTPGHIDFSGAVTRSLRAVDGALVVVDAVEGPMTQTETVLMQALRERVKPLLFINKVDRLIKEIKLTPQEIQRKFAKILLRVNTLIQKYAPPEHKQDWQVKIEDSRVAFGSALHKWGLNLTHMKKKQISFQDIIDAYTGEPEDVGKKVDALSKKAPLPEPILDMFCEHLPGPLQAQPYRQPQIWPGDPESATGKGMATVDPNAPLLMCISTIEVDPHSGTVAIGRIFSGSITKGKQVQLVSRRQKGTIQQVFMSMATDRVIVDRVPAGNIGAISGLPSLHVGETIAEDGIEAQSFEGLQYVSDPVVTVAVEPEDVKDIPMFDKVMHKITTEDPNLHFKMNKESGEFLLSGMGELHLEITAYRLEEAGLKVKLSKPIVIFRETISKDYDGPAIMGKSPNKHNKVWITLERLSDEVIEAIKSEKITDMQSKDERTKRLRELGWAPDDAKGAVAVEENNILVNRIKGRQYVDEIIDHVKSGFREAVHTSPLAKEPAYGLKINLEDVTVHEDPVHRGPAQIIPMTWRPIYCGILLSKPKLLEPLISFECKVPSDFVSAVITLLNKRRGKILDMPSEEDMITVKAEMPVSESFGIADELRSSTQGRAFWATQFSRWAYVPEQMQADTIKAIRERRGLSPVPPKPEEYFESE, encoded by the coding sequence ATGGCTCGTTATAGACAAACAGATGAAATTGTAAAATTGATGAATGACCCAAAAATCATTAGGAACACCAGTATTATCGCCCACGTAGACCATGGAAAAACCACCTTATCCGACAGCCTCTTGGCGTATGCTGGAATCATCAGCACCCAAACCGCTGGACAAAAACTGTTCCTTGACTCATGGGATCTTGAACAAAAACGCCAAATGACCGTTTTCGCCTCAAACGTTAGTTTGGTGCACAAATTCGACGATAAAGACTACCTGATCAACCTCATCGACACCCCTGGACACATCGACTTTAGCGGCGCAGTCACCAGAAGCCTAAGAGCCGTAGACGGCGCCCTCGTAGTCGTCGACGCCGTAGAAGGCCCCATGACACAAACCGAAACCGTGCTCATGCAAGCCCTACGCGAACGCGTCAAGCCTCTTTTGTTCATCAACAAGGTCGATAGGCTTATAAAAGAAATCAAACTCACCCCCCAAGAAATCCAGCGCAAATTCGCTAAGATTCTCCTGCGCGTAAACACGCTTATCCAAAAATATGCGCCTCCCGAACACAAACAGGACTGGCAAGTTAAAATCGAAGACAGCCGCGTAGCTTTTGGTTCTGCCCTGCACAAATGGGGACTAAACCTTACCCACATGAAAAAGAAGCAAATTTCATTCCAAGACATCATCGACGCATACACAGGCGAGCCCGAAGACGTCGGCAAAAAAGTCGATGCCCTAAGCAAGAAAGCACCCTTACCCGAGCCAATCCTTGACATGTTCTGCGAACACCTCCCTGGACCCTTGCAAGCTCAGCCTTACCGTCAACCACAGATTTGGCCAGGCGACCCAGAAAGTGCAACTGGCAAAGGCATGGCAACAGTCGACCCCAACGCGCCCCTGCTCATGTGCATATCCACTATCGAAGTTGACCCCCACAGCGGCACCGTCGCAATCGGGCGTATCTTTAGCGGTTCCATTACCAAAGGCAAACAGGTCCAGCTTGTCAGCAGACGCCAAAAAGGCACCATCCAGCAGGTCTTCATGAGCATGGCAACTGACCGAGTTATCGTTGACCGCGTTCCCGCAGGAAACATCGGCGCAATCTCTGGTTTGCCCTCCCTACACGTGGGTGAAACCATAGCTGAAGACGGCATAGAAGCCCAATCCTTTGAAGGTCTACAGTACGTTTCTGACCCAGTCGTCACCGTAGCAGTTGAGCCCGAAGACGTCAAGGACATACCAATGTTTGATAAGGTCATGCACAAAATCACAACTGAAGACCCCAACTTGCACTTCAAGATGAACAAAGAAAGCGGCGAATTCCTGCTCTCAGGCATGGGTGAACTTCACCTTGAAATCACCGCTTACCGACTAGAAGAAGCAGGACTAAAAGTCAAACTCAGCAAACCCATCGTCATCTTCCGCGAAACCATCAGCAAAGACTACGATGGACCCGCAATCATGGGCAAAAGCCCCAACAAACACAACAAAGTCTGGATAACCCTTGAACGCCTCTCTGACGAAGTCATCGAAGCCATCAAATCAGAAAAAATCACTGACATGCAAAGCAAAGACGAACGAACCAAACGCCTACGCGAACTTGGCTGGGCACCCGACGATGCTAAAGGCGCAGTAGCAGTTGAAGAAAACAACATCCTCGTCAACCGCATCAAAGGCCGCCAGTACGTCGACGAAATCATTGACCACGTAAAAAGCGGTTTCCGCGAAGCAGTCCACACCTCCCCCTTAGCCAAAGAACCTGCGTATGGCTTGAAGATTAACCTTGAAGACGTTACCGTGCACGAAGACCCTGTCCACCGTGGACCCGCCCAAATCATCCCCATGACCTGGCGTCCCATCTACTGCGGTATCCTGCTAAGCAAACCCAAACTACTTGAACCCCTAATCAGCTTCGAATGCAAAGTCCCAAGCGACTTCGTCAGCGCAGTCATCACATTGCTAAACAAACGCCGCGGCAAAATCCTTGACATGCCCTCCGAGGAAGACATGATAACCGTCAAAGCCGAAATGCCCGTCTCCGAATCCTTTGGTATCGCCGACGAACTACGCAGCAGCACCCAAGGCAGAGCCTTCTGGGCAACCCAGTTCAGCCGCTGGGCATACGTCCCCGAACAAATGCAAGCCGACACAATCAAAGCAATCCGAGAACGCAGAGGACTCTCACCCGTACCACCCAAACCAGAAGAATACTTTGAATCCGAATAA
- a CDS encoding PAC2 family protein — protein MVCSIKLDEIPQLNNPILIEGLPGIGFVANITALHLIKTLGAKRFGEIVSASFQDLAILTEDGDAQSPINELYYVKREDGGRDLLIWFGNTQALTTPGQYELTGKVLDIVQNLGCQFVVSLGGFKKDEVTTAPSLYCAASDEETLKEALSLDMGHKVMVGHIFGIAGLALGLSRLRGMRGFALLVDTVGMEPDPTAARVALTAINRYLKLNVDLSDVEETATQTKSMLEAFGLIRDIQEEKKKEEQELRWFI, from the coding sequence ATGGTCTGTTCAATTAAACTCGACGAAATACCCCAACTCAACAACCCCATACTCATAGAGGGCTTGCCTGGCATAGGTTTTGTAGCCAACATCACCGCCCTGCACTTGATAAAAACGCTTGGGGCTAAACGGTTTGGAGAAATTGTTTCCGCAAGCTTCCAAGACCTAGCGATTCTCACTGAAGATGGCGATGCGCAGTCCCCCATAAACGAGCTCTACTACGTCAAACGAGAAGACGGCGGACGCGACCTTCTCATTTGGTTTGGCAACACTCAAGCCCTAACTACGCCTGGCCAGTACGAACTCACAGGCAAAGTCTTAGACATCGTGCAGAATCTGGGGTGCCAATTCGTGGTTTCCCTTGGAGGCTTCAAAAAAGACGAAGTCACCACCGCGCCTTCCCTGTACTGCGCCGCTTCCGACGAAGAAACCCTAAAAGAAGCATTAAGCTTGGATATGGGGCACAAGGTTATGGTGGGGCACATTTTTGGCATTGCAGGGTTAGCGTTGGGTTTGAGTAGGCTTAGGGGCATGCGTGGGTTTGCGTTGCTCGTGGATACCGTGGGCATGGAACCTGACCCTACCGCAGCACGGGTCGCCTTAACCGCGATAAACCGCTACCTTAAGCTGAATGTGGATTTATCGGATGTGGAAGAAACTGCCACGCAGACAAAAAGCATGCTCGAAGCGTTTGGTTTAATTCGTGATATTCAAGAAGAAAAGAAGAAAGAGGAACAGGAGCTGCGCTGGTTCATCTAG
- a CDS encoding Lsm family RNA-binding protein, whose protein sequence is MSVAQRKFFTEVAALVEKLVTVNTTNGKVFTGVLQGVNPDNLSLCISEAKDETGQVSHRVFLNGNVVAQIATTEKPFDMKALATRLEKVFPTMVKLYEDQGFIWVMDKVKVTEKGIAEGAGPAAERVQRVYDLFMSETKNE, encoded by the coding sequence GTGTCTGTAGCGCAAAGGAAATTCTTTACAGAAGTTGCGGCGCTGGTTGAGAAGCTTGTTACCGTGAATACTACTAACGGTAAAGTTTTCACTGGCGTACTTCAAGGCGTTAACCCTGATAACTTGAGCTTGTGTATTTCTGAAGCTAAAGATGAAACTGGACAAGTTAGCCACCGAGTTTTTCTCAACGGCAACGTAGTCGCTCAAATCGCAACCACCGAAAAACCCTTCGACATGAAAGCTTTAGCAACACGGCTTGAAAAGGTCTTCCCAACAATGGTTAAACTCTACGAAGACCAAGGCTTCATCTGGGTCATGGATAAAGTCAAAGTAACCGAAAAAGGCATAGCTGAAGGCGCAGGTCCCGCAGCAGAGCGTGTCCAAAGAGTTTACGACTTGTTCATGAGTGAAACCAAAAACGAGTAG
- a CDS encoding sugar phosphate nucleotidyltransferase, with protein sequence MKAVLLAAGEGTRLLPLTATRPKHLIPLGGKPILEHCLDALKANGVKQALIITHYMGEAIRAYFGDGSQRGMQIEYANQTEMLGTGNAASIAEPYVKDDFVLVYGDLLFSEQAVKQLLDAYREGADAAMAVVPVENPESYGIIKPKPDGTVAGIVEKPNRQDAPSNLANAGLYVFSQEVFDALRKVKRSVRGEWELTDAVTFLADEGKRVVSAQIPREDWFDIGRPWDLLDANAWTLRRMQPEVLGTVEDGAHLIGAVTVAKTARVRSGAYIEGHCFIDEGADVGPNCYLRACTSVGKNARVGNACEVKNTIIMNNTHVGHLSYIGDSIIGENCNLAAGTLTANLRFDDGHVKMKIKDQVVDTGRRKLGAILGDNVKTGINALFMPGVKIGNNTWIGANYTANRDLPANTKALLKQDEEQQAK encoded by the coding sequence GTGAAAGCGGTTTTACTTGCAGCAGGCGAAGGCACTAGGCTACTGCCCTTAACAGCAACGCGCCCGAAGCATTTGATTCCGTTGGGCGGCAAACCCATCTTAGAGCACTGCTTGGATGCGTTGAAAGCTAACGGCGTAAAACAAGCCCTTATCATCACGCACTACATGGGAGAAGCCATACGCGCGTACTTTGGGGACGGCTCCCAGCGGGGCATGCAAATCGAATACGCAAATCAAACAGAGATGCTAGGCACAGGAAACGCTGCAAGCATAGCCGAACCCTACGTAAAAGACGACTTCGTTTTGGTTTATGGGGATTTACTGTTCTCGGAGCAGGCAGTCAAGCAGCTTTTAGATGCATACCGTGAAGGCGCCGACGCAGCAATGGCTGTTGTTCCCGTAGAAAACCCTGAGAGCTACGGCATAATCAAACCCAAACCCGACGGCACCGTAGCGGGAATTGTGGAAAAACCCAACAGGCAAGATGCCCCCTCGAACTTGGCAAATGCGGGGTTGTACGTGTTTTCCCAAGAGGTTTTTGATGCGCTGCGCAAGGTTAAGCGTTCAGTCCGCGGAGAATGGGAACTCACCGACGCCGTAACGTTTCTGGCTGATGAAGGCAAGCGAGTGGTGTCGGCGCAGATACCGCGGGAGGACTGGTTTGATATTGGCAGACCATGGGATTTGCTCGACGCTAACGCTTGGACGCTACGGCGCATGCAACCCGAGGTCTTGGGAACAGTGGAAGACGGCGCACACCTAATCGGCGCAGTAACCGTAGCAAAGACCGCGCGGGTACGCTCTGGCGCATACATCGAAGGTCACTGCTTCATAGACGAAGGCGCCGATGTTGGCCCAAACTGTTACCTGCGAGCCTGCACCAGCGTAGGCAAAAACGCCCGCGTTGGAAACGCCTGCGAAGTCAAAAACACCATAATCATGAACAACACCCACGTCGGACACCTCTCCTACATTGGCGATAGCATCATTGGCGAGAACTGCAACTTGGCAGCAGGCACCCTAACTGCTAACCTGCGCTTTGACGACGGGCACGTCAAGATGAAAATCAAAGACCAAGTCGTGGATACGGGACGACGAAAACTCGGCGCCATCCTAGGCGATAACGTCAAAACAGGCATCAACGCCCTGTTCATGCCAGGCGTCAAAATCGGAAACAACACATGGATAGGAGCAAACTACACCGCAAACCGCGACTTACCAGCAAACACCAAAGCATTGCTCAAGCAAGATGAGGAGCAACAAGCAAAGTAG
- the glmM gene encoding phosphoglucosamine mutase yields the protein MEKVKLGKLFGSSGVRGKVNEFLTPQLACKVGLAVATQVKARRAVVGCDTRVSGAMIENALVSGLLAAGTDVSLVGVVPTPAVAYITKALGADAGFMLTASHNPPQYNGIKVFNANTLSFTDEQQNAVEETIAQNSYTRASWEDIGKAVRKDATHQYWDMLKETVKLSKPWKVVVDPGCGATYHVAPKMLNTAGCKTTALNAQPDGYFPARTSEPNAKSLQNLSQTVKALNADVGVAFDGDGDRVAFVDETGEFCDFDQVLAAYCAYALKRNNGKGTVVTNVEASMCVETMAEKHGGKVVRTRVGDVYLSEEMARCGAVFGGEPCGAWVHPDVHWCPDGPLSAMLLLKALEEEGKTLGEFVGEVPEYVTLRENVVCENKQKQRVIGALEKALPEAFPAFKDLSTVDGVRLALEDGWLLIRASGTEPLIRITVEGQTMQAAKTIMQKGIKTLQDELEEASA from the coding sequence TTGGAGAAAGTTAAGTTGGGAAAACTGTTTGGAAGTTCAGGGGTACGCGGAAAGGTTAACGAGTTTTTGACGCCGCAGTTAGCGTGTAAGGTGGGTTTGGCGGTCGCTACGCAGGTGAAGGCGCGTAGGGCAGTTGTTGGTTGTGACACAAGGGTTTCAGGTGCCATGATTGAGAACGCGTTGGTTTCGGGGTTGCTTGCCGCGGGTACAGATGTCTCATTAGTCGGTGTGGTTCCTACTCCAGCGGTAGCTTACATAACCAAAGCGTTAGGCGCAGACGCGGGCTTTATGCTTACGGCGTCACATAATCCGCCGCAGTACAACGGCATCAAAGTCTTCAACGCAAACACGCTCTCGTTCACAGATGAGCAACAAAACGCAGTTGAAGAAACCATCGCCCAAAACAGCTACACCCGCGCAAGCTGGGAAGATATAGGCAAAGCAGTCCGCAAAGACGCCACACACCAGTACTGGGATATGCTAAAAGAAACCGTCAAACTATCCAAACCCTGGAAAGTCGTCGTAGACCCAGGCTGCGGAGCCACCTACCACGTAGCGCCTAAAATGCTCAACACGGCAGGCTGCAAAACCACCGCCCTAAACGCGCAACCCGACGGGTACTTCCCCGCCCGAACCTCTGAACCCAACGCCAAATCCCTGCAAAACCTCTCCCAAACAGTCAAGGCGCTAAACGCTGATGTTGGAGTAGCATTCGACGGAGACGGAGACCGCGTAGCCTTTGTGGACGAAACAGGCGAGTTCTGCGATTTTGACCAAGTCTTGGCAGCATACTGCGCTTACGCCCTCAAACGCAACAACGGCAAAGGCACAGTGGTCACTAACGTGGAAGCGTCAATGTGCGTGGAAACCATGGCTGAGAAGCACGGCGGCAAAGTTGTGCGCACACGAGTTGGCGATGTTTACTTGTCGGAGGAAATGGCGCGTTGCGGCGCAGTTTTTGGCGGGGAACCATGTGGAGCGTGGGTGCACCCAGATGTGCATTGGTGTCCTGATGGTCCGCTTTCGGCGATGCTGCTGCTAAAGGCGCTAGAAGAGGAGGGCAAGACCTTAGGAGAGTTCGTCGGCGAGGTTCCTGAGTATGTGACGTTGAGGGAGAACGTTGTTTGTGAGAACAAGCAAAAACAGCGAGTTATTGGCGCGTTAGAAAAAGCCCTGCCAGAAGCTTTTCCAGCGTTTAAGGATTTATCCACAGTTGATGGCGTGCGTTTGGCGTTGGAGGATGGTTGGCTGCTTATTCGGGCTTCAGGCACCGAACCGCTAATCCGAATAACCGTCGAAGGACAAACAATGCAGGCAGCAAAAACTATAATGCAAAAAGGCATAAAGACCTTACAAGATGAGTTGGAGGAAGCATCGGCGTGA
- a CDS encoding carbohydrate kinase family protein gives MNAQLKKLADFLQNPQKTPKVTVLPDFFLDRIVTLDCNVGEFAAVIEGIAQRKGGSIDQISQTDLYGGNAINVAAALVALEANVTPIVCTNHRGLEQIRRHLQAYDIDTSHIKTKDKASITTALEFAGEEDKANVMLRDVGSLEDFGPGDLTEADHQLIRNSDYVCLFNWAGTRKHGTALAQNVFKTAKNSGCKTYYATADPTANKVQMPQLLEQVLKTDLADILSLNENEALCYGAMLSPDIATRQGKEKLDILALEAARVLAEQLSARIDLHTTRFAATVYPDREVVVPAFEVTPQRATGAGDAWDAGNIIGDYNGVSDQMRLLLANAVSACYLLSPKGVHPSREKVLEFLETAKPREL, from the coding sequence GTGAATGCGCAACTAAAAAAACTTGCAGATTTCCTGCAAAACCCCCAAAAAACGCCGAAAGTAACGGTTTTACCTGACTTTTTCTTAGACCGCATAGTAACTTTAGACTGCAACGTAGGAGAATTCGCCGCGGTTATAGAGGGAATTGCGCAGCGCAAAGGCGGGAGCATAGACCAAATCAGCCAAACCGACCTGTACGGCGGAAACGCCATCAACGTCGCCGCAGCCTTAGTCGCTCTAGAAGCCAACGTCACCCCAATTGTCTGCACAAACCATCGGGGCTTAGAACAAATACGCCGCCACCTGCAAGCCTACGACATCGACACCTCCCACATCAAAACCAAAGATAAAGCCTCCATCACCACCGCCCTAGAATTCGCAGGAGAGGAGGACAAAGCAAACGTTATGCTCAGGGACGTGGGTTCGCTAGAGGATTTTGGACCAGGCGACCTCACCGAAGCCGACCACCAACTAATTAGGAACTCGGATTACGTGTGCTTGTTTAACTGGGCGGGAACTCGAAAACACGGAACAGCGCTTGCCCAAAATGTCTTCAAAACCGCAAAAAACAGCGGCTGCAAAACGTACTACGCCACAGCTGACCCCACCGCTAACAAGGTGCAGATGCCCCAGCTGCTAGAGCAGGTCCTAAAAACTGACCTTGCAGACATCTTGAGCCTAAACGAGAACGAAGCCTTATGCTACGGCGCCATGCTCAGTCCCGACATCGCAACGCGGCAGGGAAAAGAAAAACTCGACATTTTAGCTTTGGAGGCGGCGCGGGTTTTAGCAGAGCAGTTAAGCGCAAGAATTGATTTGCACACGACACGATTTGCCGCCACGGTCTACCCTGACAGGGAAGTTGTTGTGCCAGCGTTTGAGGTTACGCCGCAAAGGGCAACGGGCGCGGGTGATGCGTGGGATGCAGGCAACATAATAGGCGACTACAACGGGGTCTCAGACCAGATGCGGTTGCTGTTGGCAAACGCGGTTTCAGCCTGTTACCTCTTAAGCCCTAAAGGAGTGCATCCAAGCAGGGAAAAAGTCTTGGAGTTTTTGGAAACCGCCAAACCGCGTGAGCTATAG
- a CDS encoding prepilin peptidase translates to MQEVFAAARVAVSVVFLLYASWSDYKERMVSDRVWVVYAPLAAALVLPELVLYDPSRLLWFGLSAAVTVGIAVTLFYSGSFGGADSKAFMCIALALPFYPQTLLTPLIPQGVSPLAQTVFPIAILSNSVLIAAASGIYMLLRNIANHTEKTPMFEGTLKEESVFKKLLVLVTGQKVLVSTLEAKWHVYPLEDINTKGDVEKRSLVVMPDDEAREAIVKRLSDAAQAGRIKSRVWATPGLPMLIFVTAGLLLALVFGDLIWIFITHVLG, encoded by the coding sequence ATGCAGGAAGTCTTTGCGGCGGCGCGGGTAGCGGTTTCAGTGGTGTTTTTGCTGTATGCTTCTTGGAGTGATTATAAGGAGCGTATGGTGAGTGACCGCGTGTGGGTTGTGTATGCTCCGTTGGCGGCGGCGTTGGTTTTGCCTGAGCTGGTTTTGTATGACCCATCAAGGTTGCTGTGGTTTGGGCTTAGCGCCGCGGTAACTGTTGGAATCGCCGTGACACTGTTTTACTCGGGCAGTTTTGGAGGCGCGGATTCGAAAGCGTTCATGTGCATCGCCCTAGCCCTGCCATTTTATCCCCAAACGCTGCTAACACCCCTTATACCCCAAGGAGTATCTCCCCTCGCCCAAACCGTATTCCCCATAGCCATACTTAGCAATTCGGTGCTCATCGCGGCGGCAAGCGGAATCTACATGCTACTGCGCAACATAGCAAACCACACAGAAAAAACGCCCATGTTCGAGGGCACCCTAAAAGAGGAATCAGTCTTCAAGAAGCTGCTGGTTTTGGTTACGGGACAAAAAGTTCTAGTATCCACCTTAGAAGCGAAATGGCACGTTTACCCCTTAGAAGACATCAACACAAAAGGTGATGTGGAGAAACGCAGTTTAGTTGTTATGCCCGATGATGAAGCGCGCGAGGCAATTGTGAAACGTTTATCGGACGCGGCGCAGGCGGGGAGGATTAAGTCGCGTGTTTGGGCAACACCGGGTTTGCCTATGCTTATTTTTGTTACGGCGGGTTTGCTGCTTGCTTTGGTGTTTGGCGATTTAATTTGGATATTTATCACGCATGTTCTAGGATAA